One window from the genome of Garra rufa chromosome 1, GarRuf1.0, whole genome shotgun sequence encodes:
- the LOC141318774 gene encoding uncharacterized protein, whose amino-acid sequence MALKEEEVLNEIKEEDQYENLQSFSEQENLKCGKSFTRRGLKEHTRIHTEECPFTCQRCGKRFIRKRDFVSHISIHTGKKPFTCQQCGKSFTRERGLKEHMIIHTGDCPFTCQRCGKSYTRKRDFVSHMSIHTGKKPFTCQQCGKSFTRYTGLEEHMRIHTGECPFPCQQYGKRFTCKTALDWHMGIHTGEKTFSCQQCRKSFTCKVYLKRHMRTHTGEKPYICHQCGRSFDHRVRLNRHMMTRTEERP is encoded by the exons ATGGCGCTGAAAGAGGAGGAAGTACTTAATGAGATTAAAGAGGAAGATCAATATGAGAATCTTCAGAGTTTCAGTGAACAagaaaaccttaaa tgtggaaaaagtttcactagaAGAGGTCTTAAAGAGCACACAAGAATTCACACAGAAGAGTGTCCCTTTACCTGCCAACGATGTGGAAAAAGATTCATTCGTAAAAGAGATTTTGTAAGCCACATAAGTATTCACACTGgaaaaaagcctttcacctgccaacagtgtggaaaaagtttcactcgtgaAAGAGGTCTTAAAGagcacatgataattcacacagGAGATTGTCCCTTTACCTGCCAACGATGTGGAAAAAGTTACACTCGTAAAAGAGATTTTGTAAGCCacatgagcattcacactggaaaaaagcctttcacctgccaacagtgtggaaaaagtttcactcgttATACAGGTCTTGAagagcacatgagaattcacacaggagagtgtCCCTTTCCCTGCCAACAATATGGAAAAAGATTCACTTGTAAAACAGCTCTTGATTGGCACATGGGaattcacactggggagaagACTTTTTCCTGCCAACAGTGTAGAAAAAGCTTCACTTGTAAAGTATatcttaaaaggcacatgagaactcacactggagaaaagccctaCATCTGTCatcaatgtggaagaagtttcgaTCATAGAGTACGTCTTAACAGGCACATGATGACTCGCACTGAAGAGAGGCCATAA